From Proteiniborus sp. MB09-C3, the proteins below share one genomic window:
- a CDS encoding nitroreductase family protein encodes MEFTKTIKMRRSTRSYKPEQITSEELDKVLYAAYAAPVGNGLYEDVHLTVVQNSDLLNRIVKSTAEVSKNPDANPFYGAPTIVIVSTKLKDASKIGTTYANAACIVENMHLAATDIGLGSVYLLGFIRAGAINDSLKQELGIPEGYNPTSAITLGYPTEKLVERDIPANKISTNYIK; translated from the coding sequence ATGGAATTTACTAAGACTATAAAAATGAGAAGATCAACAAGAAGCTACAAACCAGAACAAATTACAAGTGAAGAGCTAGACAAAGTATTATACGCAGCTTATGCAGCACCTGTTGGAAATGGATTATATGAGGATGTTCATCTTACTGTTGTACAAAATTCTGATTTATTAAATAGAATCGTAAAATCTACAGCAGAAGTCTCTAAAAATCCAGATGCTAATCCATTCTATGGGGCACCAACTATTGTTATTGTGTCTACTAAATTAAAGGATGCTTCCAAAATCGGTACTACATATGCAAATGCTGCTTGTATTGTCGAAAACATGCACCTTGCAGCAACTGATATTGGACTTGGCAGTGTTTATCTACTTGGATTTATAAGAGCAGGCGCAATTAACGATAGCTTAAAGCAAGAATTAGGAATACCAGAAGGTTACAATCCAACTTCTGCTATTACACTTGGATATCCAACAGAAAAGTTAGTTGAAAGGGATATTCCT
- a CDS encoding ABC transporter ATP-binding protein, translating into MNPIIECKSLTKRYSGFTALSDVNLTLERGRIIGLLGPNGSGKTTLLKLINGLLVPDSGTISISGNNPGVETKKIVSYLPEKTYLADWMQVTQVIEFFQDFYQDFDSKKAYEMLIDLKINPNKQLKTLSKGTKEKVQLILVMSRKADLYCLDEPIGGVDPASRDYILNTIINNYRENSTILISTHLIADIEKVLDEVIFIKDGTVTLHSSVDDVRIKENKSIDSLFREVFKC; encoded by the coding sequence ATGAATCCTATTATAGAGTGCAAATCATTAACAAAAAGATATTCAGGATTTACTGCCCTCTCTGATGTAAATTTAACATTAGAAAGAGGTCGTATTATCGGACTTTTAGGACCAAATGGAAGTGGAAAAACTACTTTGCTTAAATTGATTAATGGTCTTCTAGTACCTGATAGTGGAACAATTAGTATTTCAGGTAACAATCCAGGGGTTGAAACTAAAAAAATCGTTTCTTATTTACCCGAAAAAACCTACTTAGCAGACTGGATGCAGGTTACTCAGGTCATTGAATTTTTTCAAGACTTTTATCAAGATTTTGATTCTAAAAAAGCCTATGAGATGCTGATAGATCTTAAGATTAATCCAAATAAGCAGCTAAAGACCTTGTCAAAGGGTACAAAGGAAAAGGTTCAATTAATTTTGGTTATGAGCCGTAAAGCAGATCTATACTGTCTTGATGAGCCTATAGGTGGAGTCGATCCTGCATCAAGAGATTATATACTAAATACTATTATTAACAACTATAGAGAAAACTCAACCATATTAATATCTACACACCTTATTGCGGATATTGAGAAGGTATTAGATGAAGTTATTTTCATTAAAGACGGAACTGTCACTCTTCATTCTTCTGTGGATGATGTGAGGATAAAGGAAAACAAATCAATTGATTCACTATTTAGGGAGGTGTTCAAATGCTAG
- a CDS encoding GntR family transcriptional regulator — MQWNIDSERPVYIQLIEQIQAGIISGHFNLGDKLPSVRELAAEAGVNPNTMQRALAELEQTGLVFTNRTSGRYITSDAEIIKKLKKQSAKNIILDFIEKMKQIGYKEEEILESITKILEEMKK, encoded by the coding sequence ATGCAATGGAATATTGACTCTGAACGACCAGTTTACATTCAGTTAATTGAGCAGATACAGGCAGGTATTATTTCAGGTCATTTTAATCTTGGAGATAAGCTGCCTTCAGTTCGAGAATTAGCGGCTGAAGCTGGAGTCAATCCTAATACCATGCAAAGGGCATTGGCTGAATTAGAGCAAACTGGATTGGTTTTTACTAATCGAACTAGTGGCAGATATATAACTTCAGATGCGGAAATTATTAAGAAATTAAAGAAGCAATCTGCTAAAAATATAATTCTAGATTTTATAGAAAAAATGAAGCAGATTGGCTATAAGGAAGAAGAGATTCTTGAAAGTATAACAAAAATATTAGAGGAGATGAAAAAATGA
- a CDS encoding TraB/GumN family protein produces the protein MDRIFKKPSRKGIVTLLLLVMMTLTTVMPVWAEEIQAPDISQWAIGDLNEGERYGIYPIEWYYDSFRTEISQERLEILLENTSNKIEVLELNKKADFVPDSHNGASTRGDVITRLYNILAQYELAGGESPVDYMQERKILVGTTKGLELDQICTTEQAVIFATRLIQDTYNQLQAGSKGLAWKVEHNDNTIYFLGSIHVGSSEIYPLNQRLKQAFNESDALIVEANLFDQQGGMDYYMEKAIYQDGTTLKDNLSEETYQKLQVIFGKYGLPEEEYNQLKPWSIANNLTVISMTNSDNLQQGAQSANLGIDIYFLSNALLAQKPIIELEGMKYQTDLFDGLSAEFQEVYLNSIIDSILEPKTEETIDSAKLLEEWLIQWKNGDIEGFTNSYGNTTEESEENELTKMLFGQRDKDMAEKIIELLESEGEGTYFVVVGAGHLAQENTVFQQLIEKGYNVEILQ, from the coding sequence ATGGACAGAATATTTAAGAAGCCATCAAGAAAGGGTATAGTAACCTTATTGTTATTAGTAATGATGACTTTAACCACAGTTATGCCAGTTTGGGCTGAAGAAATACAAGCTCCTGATATTAGCCAATGGGCTATAGGAGACTTAAATGAGGGAGAAAGATATGGCATCTATCCTATAGAATGGTACTATGATAGCTTTAGAACCGAAATTTCTCAAGAAAGATTAGAGATTTTGTTAGAAAATACTTCTAATAAAATAGAAGTATTAGAATTAAACAAGAAAGCAGATTTTGTGCCAGACTCACATAATGGAGCTAGTACAAGAGGAGATGTCATAACAAGGCTGTATAACATCTTAGCTCAATATGAGTTAGCTGGAGGAGAATCACCGGTTGACTATATGCAAGAACGAAAAATACTCGTAGGAACTACTAAAGGATTAGAACTAGATCAAATCTGTACTACAGAACAAGCTGTAATATTTGCAACTAGATTAATTCAAGATACATATAATCAATTACAAGCAGGATCAAAAGGACTCGCTTGGAAAGTAGAACATAATGACAATACCATATATTTCTTAGGCTCAATCCACGTAGGCAGTAGTGAGATTTATCCATTGAATCAAAGACTAAAACAAGCATTTAATGAATCTGATGCATTGATTGTAGAAGCTAATTTGTTTGATCAACAAGGTGGAATGGATTATTATATGGAAAAAGCTATATATCAAGATGGCACTACGCTAAAAGATAATTTAAGCGAAGAAACTTATCAAAAATTACAAGTCATATTTGGAAAATATGGATTACCAGAAGAAGAGTACAACCAGCTTAAACCTTGGAGTATAGCAAACAACTTAACTGTTATTTCTATGACTAATTCAGATAACCTTCAACAGGGAGCTCAATCAGCTAATTTAGGAATAGATATATATTTCCTTTCAAATGCATTGTTAGCTCAGAAGCCAATTATTGAACTAGAAGGCATGAAATATCAAACAGATTTGTTTGATGGATTATCTGCTGAATTTCAAGAGGTTTATTTGAATAGTATAATAGATAGTATTTTAGAACCTAAAACTGAAGAAACTATTGACTCTGCAAAATTATTAGAGGAATGGTTAATTCAATGGAAAAATGGAGATATTGAAGGATTTACCAACAGCTATGGTAATACCACAGAGGAATCTGAAGAAAATGAGCTCACTAAAATGTTATTCGGGCAGAGAGATAAGGATATGGCTGAAAAAATAATCGAGCTTTTAGAATCAGAAGGAGAAGGTACATATTTTGTTGTTGTAGGAGCAGGTCATTTAGCACAAGAAAATACAGTATTTCAACAATTAATTGAAAAAGGCTATAATGTTGAAATATTACAATAA